The Arabidopsis thaliana chromosome 5, partial sequence genomic interval CAGTGATCTGAACTCATCACCAACTAATCAAACTGCTGGATCATGGGTAATTCTCTCTTAGTACTTATTATGTGAACTATGAAATTTATACATGCTCTATTCTAAGCATATAAACTCTTATGCATTTGATAGGCAACACCAAGGGAACCACCTACAAGAGCATCATCACATAAAGAATCATCACATGCGGTACCCCTTCTGTTCCTGTATTAGTTAATTAGTGAAATTTGTGTTAGAATAGGACTTATCTTCTGTTCTTGTTGTAGCTAGGACTTGTGTTATTGGACATCTCATGAAATTTGTGTTTGAAATTTGTGAGTTGCAGAGTGGAAGTAGCATGAGatcaaatgaacaaaaaaggTGCATGTTGTTAGATTGCGATGGCACAGGAGAAATTGTGGCAGAGGGTCGAGTATGTTCAACGAATCCAGAAGATAAGGTTCATTTCATTCCTTTAGGACCTGATGCTAGAAAAGTATGGGTACAAGTAATAAAGATTGGATGTGCAAAAGTGTGGAGACCAAATTCAGAGGTTGAATTCGTTTCTGATGCTTTAGGAACAACAGTGGCATGGCCTAATAATAAACTTCAGTTTGTGTGAACTTGGAATTTGGAAGATTGGTGTAAGATCGATTGTTGAATTTGGAATTATAAGAGTTTGTTGTAAGAGATTGTTGACTTTGGAGTTATGTATGAATATTTTCAGTTATTAAGAGATTGTTGGgattgaattatttatttgttttcttaactttttattCAGGGTAAAACAAGATTTATAAGAATAGAAAAGAACATAACATGAACCCAATGCTATATTTGACAATTACAAAACGCTGTTAATTAAGTAAATAATAGCATAACAGTAACGTTATTGTAGTTATAATACAGCTGTATATAAAACGCTACGATAATACCCATAAAaatagcaaacaaaaaaaccgTTATCTTATGTGTTTAACCTATTATCGCGGACGATGATATAGCGCTTCTTAAACCGCTACGGTATTAATTGATAGCGTTTTACGGACGCTATTAATAACTGTTTTTCTTGTAGTGCAAGAGTCAAGGGATCATACTTCTGAGTAAATTGAGCTGTCCTCCTCTGATGGCTGAGATGATTCTGCATTATTATTTTGCATTGGCATATGCAAAAGAGGCTTAGGAGGGGGATCAAGAGAATCCAAATTTCCTTCCATCATCCCTACAACTTTGTTCATTGATGGACGGTCTGATGGGCGGAACTGAATACACCATAGACCCACCAAGATCATCTTTTTCGcaatatcttcttcctctcggGTTAGTCCATCGGCAAGAAGCTTTACGTAATCTCCATTTTCAAGATCCTTAAAGATCCAATCTGGAAAGTAAGCTGAGCTATTGTTCGAATCAGCATTTTGGactctttctttgttccttgCTCCAGTCATCTCAAGAACCAACATTCCATAGCTGTACACATCCGACTTGTGAGATACATTCCCATACACTCTTGAAAACAACTCTGGAGCAATGTATCCTATAGTTCCTCTCGTGTCAAGCAATGACAATATGCTTTCTTGCTTCTCACAAAGCTTAGCGAGGCCAAAATCAGCAACTTTGGGTTTGAGATTTTCATCTAATAGTACATTCTGTGGTTTAATGTCAAAATGCACAATCCTTTTTTTGCAGCCAAAGTGCAAGTACTCTATTCCCCGAGCCACGCCTAGCGCGATTCCATAAAGTGTACTCACATCAAGATTCGAAGACTGATCTAGAGACCCATTCTCTAGAAATTCATACACAATCgctcttttggatttttcaaaGCAAAAACCAAGTAGAGAAACAATGTTAACATGAGATGTTTGGCTTATGCTTGCAACTTCGTTGATGAAATCTTCGCAATTTCCATTTGAATCCTTCAAAATCTTCACGGCTACTTTACGACCATCGCGTAAATTCCCTTTATATACAGTTCCAAATCCTCCTCGTCCAACTACTTCTGtaaatgattttgtaattttcttgatttgtctATAACTATATCGTCTCGAGGTTACAAGCGCCTCGAGGTTCTGCTTTCTCAGatcatttactttttttctcctCCAGAACAAGAATGCTATAATCATCACCACAATTATAAATACATGGAACCCTACAACTGAAAAATACAATAACAATTTAGTTACATAACAAAGTTAGAAAGTTTAATACAAGTCTAAACAGTAATTCTAACCTTGTCCAATTGTTATCAGTATGGAGCGAGTGTTAGGGATTATCTCTGCAACAATTAAAGGACTGATGAAAAACATTGCAAACAACAAGATCATGGATTCTTACATTGAAAATACCAAGTTAGTATTGTTTATGATCTATTGATTACGTGAGATTCAAGATTAGGCGAGTTTACCACGTAATAAATCTCCTGTATCACCACCGCAGGTCGTTGTACGATCATGATATTTGCAGCAAGATCCGGCAAGAAAGAGGCAATTTGCACGAGAGGAAAAACATTCTAGTGGACAAGGTATCTCATCTATATTAAGCTTCacttcaaatccttttctAAGAACACTCTCTAAATGGGTCAAATCCAAAACTTCCTCCTCCGAAACAAAACTCGTAGGAACTGGAACACTGAAACTCCCATCACAAAGTATACCATATGTAGAGTTTTGAATAATAGAGCCAAGACCTTTCACTGGACATGTGAAATTCCCAAGGAAATGGCGACGAGGGTCACAAGCGTAGAACACAGTGAGGCTTTTGTAAGATGGTAAATTCTGGAAGAGACCTGAAGATAAAAGTGTGGAGGAGAATGAAGCAGAGCAGAAAGGACCTGAGAAATCTTGTCTTGAAAGTCCAAGAGTGACggaattgttgttgttgtctatATAGAGGACAGTGTAGTTGTGGCCTGAGAAGATAAGAGAGGTTGTGTTTGAGTGTTTGTTGCAGTTTAGTTTCAGAGAATGGTGACCGCAAACTTCACCGCGAATCCCTCCCAAGAAAGGAAAACCAGCTGTGATGTTTCCACACCGAAACGGAGTACCACAGCCCCATAAATCATCTTGGCTTAGAGCACAAGGAAgataataaaacaagaataacAAGATCAGACAGAACCTAGCTGTTTGAGATCCCATGGAGGACAAATAATCCATGACGTGTGAGAATAAGTTTTCTGTGAACAAATATTTAGAACACTTGTTTGATAAGGCTACAGAGAAATGGGAGACTTTATAAGGGGGAGAGACTTTTCTTACAACAGGTGTATGGATCTTGACcatatctttgtttcttctgttcaCACTTTGTCTCTCAATCATTATGATATTTGGAACTCCTGTTTCTTTACC includes:
- a CDS encoding Protein kinase family protein, with the protein product MDYLSSMGSQTARFCLILLFLFYYLPCALSQDDLWGCGTPFRCGNITAGFPFLGGIRGEVCGHHSLKLNCNKHSNTTSLIFSGHNYTVLYIDNNNNSVTLGLSRQDFSVKGLGSIIQNSTYGILCDGSFSVPVPTSFVSEEEVLDLTHLESVLRKGFEVKLNIDEIPCPLECFSSRANCLFLAGSCCKYHDRTTTCGGDTGDLLREIIPNTRSILITIGQVVGFHVFIIVVMIIAFLFWRRKKVNDLRKQNLEALVTSRRYSYRQIKKITKSFTEVVGRGGFGTVYKGNLRDGRKVAVKILKDSNGNCEDFINEVASISQTSHVNIVSLLGFCFEKSKRAIVYEFLENGSLDQSSNLDVSTLYGIALGVARGIEYLHFGCKKRIVHFDIKPQNVLLDENLKPKVADFGLAKLCEKQESILSLLDTRGTIGYIAPELFSRVYGNVSHKSDVYSYGMLVLEMTGARNKERVQNADSNNSSAYFPDWIFKDLENGDYVKLLADGLTREEEDIAKKMILVGLWCIQFRPSDRPSMNKVVGMMEGNLDSLDPPPKPLLHMPMQNNNAESSQPSEEDSSIYSEV
- a CDS encoding Protein kinase family protein codes for the protein MDYLSSMGSQTARFCLILLFLFYYLPCALSQDDLWGCGTPFRCGNITAGFPFLGGIRGEVCGHHSLKLNCNKHSNTTSLIFSGHNYTVLYIDNNNNSVTLGLSRQDFSGPFCSASFSSTLLSSGLFQNLPSYKSLTVFYACDPRRHFLGNFTCPVKGLGSIIQNSTYGILCDGSFSVPVPTSFVSEEEVLDLTHLESVLRKGFEVKLNIDEIPCPLECFSSRANCLFLAGSCCKYHDRTTTCGGDTGDLLREIIPNTRSILITIGQVVGFHVFIIVVMIIAFLFWRRKKVNDLRKQNLEALVTSRRYSYRQIKKITKSFTEVVGRGGFGTVYKGNLRDGRKVAVKILKDSNGNCEDFINEVASISQTSHVNIVSLLGFCFEKSKRAIVYEFLENGSLDQSSNLDVSTLYGIALGVARGIEYLHFGCKKRIVHFDIKPQNVLLDENLKPKVADFGLAKLCEKQESILSLLDTRGTIGYIAPELFSRVYGNVSHKSDVYSYGMLVLEMTGARNKERVQNADSNNSSAYFPDWIFKDLENGDYVKLLADGLTREEEDIAKKMILVGLWCIQFRPSDRPSMNKVVGMMEGNLDSLDPPPKPLLHMPMQNNNAESSQPSEEDSSIYSEV
- a CDS encoding Protein kinase family protein (Protein kinase family protein; FUNCTIONS IN: protein serine/threonine kinase activity, protein kinase activity, kinase activity, ATP binding; INVOLVED IN: protein amino acid phosphorylation; LOCATED IN: endomembrane system; CONTAINS InterPro DOMAIN/s: Protein kinase, ATP binding site (InterPro:IPR017441), Serine/threonine-protein kinase domain (InterPro:IPR002290), Serine-threonine/tyrosine-protein kinase (InterPro:IPR001245), Protein kinase-like domain (InterPro:IPR011009), Serine/threonine-protein kinase, active site (InterPro:IPR008271), Protein kinase, catalytic domain (InterPro:IPR000719), Tyrosine-protein kinase, catalytic domain (InterPro:IPR020635); BEST Arabidopsis thaliana protein match is: Protein kinase family protein (TAIR:AT5G38250.1); Has 1807 Blast hits to 1807 proteins in 277 species: Archae - 0; Bacteria - 0; Metazoa - 736; Fungi - 347; Plants - 385; Viruses - 0; Other Eukaryotes - 339 (source: NCBI BLink).); the encoded protein is MDYLSSMGSQTARFCLILLFLFYYLPCALSQDDLWGCGTPFRCGNITAGFPFLGGIRGEVCGHHSLKLNCNKHSNTTSLIFSGHNYTVLYIDNNNNSVTLGLSRQDFSGPFCSASFSSTLLSSGLFQNLPSYKSLTVFYACDPRRHFLGNFTCPVKGLGSIIQNSTYGILCDGSFSVPVPTSFVSEEEVLDLTHLESVLRKGFEVKLNIDEIPCPLECFSSRANCLFLAGSCCKYHDRTTTCGGDTGDLLRESMILLFAMFFISPLIVAEIIPNTRSILITIGQVVGFHVFIIVVMIIAFLFWRRKKVNDLRKQNLEALVTSRRYSYRQIKKITKSFTEVVGRGGFGTVYKGNLRDGRKVAVKILKDSNGNCEDFINEVASISQTSHVNIVSLLGFCFEKSKRAIVYEFLENGSLDQSSNLDVSTLYGIALGVARGIEYLHFGCKKRIVHFDIKPQNVLLDENLKPKVADFGLAKLCEKQESILSLLDTRGTIGYIAPELFSRVYGNVSHKSDVYSYGMLVLEMTGARNKERVQNADSNNSSAYFPDWIFKDLENGDYVKLLADGLTREEEDIAKKMILVGLWCIQFRPSDRPSMNKVVGMMEGNLDSLDPPPKPLLHMPMQNNNAESSQPSEEDSSIYSEV